In Portunus trituberculatus isolate SZX2019 chromosome 28, ASM1759143v1, whole genome shotgun sequence, one genomic interval encodes:
- the LOC123510320 gene encoding arylsulfatase A-like, whose translation MRVLLVPLLTLLVTRCACEMIMQDMRATDTNTGEGRQGAFPSPPPPNLVLLLADDLGYGDLSISGHPTSRTPVIDKLARESRYFTQHYVTSPVCSPSRASVLTGRLQVRSGVYPGTFVPGSTLGLPHNETTIAALLQRNGYRTMIAGKWHLGVGRHGEYLPTHYGFDHYLGLPYSHDMCPCLTCFPGPLPCHDTCWNKQVSCPLYRNDTIIEQPVDLLSLTRRLVNAAVAFITDTATSGKPFFLYFPFLHIHHPQFASEKFAGRSARGTVGDSLYELDWAVGQVVEALRHHNLLSNTLLWFSSDNGPSLSRHERGGCAGLLRCGKGTTMEGGVRVPAFAHWPTRIPPGSSDGLVSALDLLPTVASLSGLSTSGLTLDGVDISPLLWDPLAVSPRRYMPIYPESPTPSEGPFAVTNGTYKAHFYTKGSDLSDSSNYDPICPRSHELTKHDPPLLFNLHHDPGERYDLSSDPDKSEVLRELTAWREDHMKSMTWDIARTQHQDPFAQPCCTSPSCTPFPKCCDCPTSPTSPPSTAPHPDKPNTSPNAIIPHTSSFSSTESEKEKERHHYWFSYFTQFI comes from the exons ATGAGGGTGTTACTAGTGCCTCTGCTGACTCTACTAGTGACAAGATGTGCGTGTGAGATGATAATGCAAGATATGCGTGCCACTGATACAAACACAGGTGAGGGAAGGCAAGGTGCCTTcccatcaccgccgccacctAACTTGGTTCTGCTGCTGGCGGATGACTTGGGTTATGGTGACCTCAGCATCTCAGGTCACCCGACCTCCAG AACACCAGTGATTGACAAGCTGGCCAGGGAGAGTCGCTACTTTACTCAGCATTATGTCACCAGCCCTGTCTGTAGCCCCTCACG GGCCTCTGTTCTGACGGGGCGACTACAGGTCCGGAGTGGGGTGTATCCAGGAACATTTGTCCCAGGCAGCACCCTTGGTCTGCCCCACAATGAGACCACCATTGCTGCCCTCCTACAGCGCAAT GGTTACCGCACCATGATAGCTGGGAAGTGGCACCTGGGAGTGGGGCGTCATGGGGAGTACCTGCCAACACACTACGGCTTTGACCATTATTTGGGCTTGCCATACTCCCATGACATGTGTCCCTGCCTCACCTGCTTCCCGGGCCCCCTCCCCTGCCATGACACCTGCTGGAATAAGCAGGTTTCATGTCCACTGTACAG GAATGACACCATTATAGAGCAGCCAGTTGACCTTCTCTCCCTGACCCGTCGCCTCGTCAATGCTGCCGTCGCTTTCATCACTGACACTGCCACCTCAGGGAAACCTTTCTTCCTatacttccccttccttcat ATCCACCACCCACAGTTTGCCTCAGAGAAGTTTGCAGGGCGGAGTGCACGAGGGACAGTGGGGGACTCCCTGTATGAGCTGGACTGGGCAGTGGGGCAGGTGGTGGAGGCCCTGCGCCACCACAACCTGCTCTCCAACACACTCCTCTGGTTCTCCTCAGATAATGG CCCTAGTTTATCGAGGCATGAGCGAGGGGGCTGTGCGGGCCTGCTGCGCTGTGGGAAGGGCACCACTATGGAGGGCGGTGTGCGAGTCCCTGCATTTGCTCACTGGCCCACACGCATACCCCCTG GTTCTAGTGATGGCTTGGTATCAGCTTTAGACCTCCTACCCACAGTGgcctctctctctggcctcagCACCTCAGGCCTCACTCTTGATGGCGTGGACATCTCCCCTCTGCTCTGGGACCCCCTTGCTGTG agCCCCAGGAGGTATATGCCCATCTACCCAGAGAGCCCCACCCCCAGTGAGGGCCCCTTTGCAGTGACAAATGGGACCTACAAAGCACACTTCTACACCAAAGGATCAG ATCTGTCAGATTCAAGTAACTATGACCCAATTTGCCCAAGGAGCCATGAGTTGACCAAACATGATCCACCCCTGCTCTTCAACTTACACCATGACCCTGGGGAGCGCTACGACCTTTCTTCTGACCCCGATAAAAG TGAGGTCCTGAGGGAGTTGACAGCATGGCGGGAGGACCACATGAAGAGTATGACCTGGGACATCGCTCGCACACAACACCAGGACCCCTTTGCCCAACCCTGCTGCACCTCCCCCTCCTGCACCCCCTTCCCCAAGTGTTGTGACTGCCCCACCTCGCCCACCTCACCCCCTAGCACTGCACCACACCCTGATAAGCCTAACACCTCCCCCAATGCTATAATACCACacacatcttccttctcttccactgagagtgagaaagagaaggagagacatcACTACTGGTTCTCTTACTTCactcagtttatttaa
- the LOC123510318 gene encoding probable rhodanese domain-containing dual specificity protein phosphatase, with protein sequence MGCKGSKSKKNAYARVAQYQKESWAAERAVRRAPEPLDWGLAPPGCITPAALHNLLTDGFYAPYAANPHYLLLLDCRSAAAFTKRRLCSARWHGALHAAPDPRLINNIVLYDDRPRTATPPAGDADPLAKLYHELRRQKLEPLVVVGGWAVMEAICPHLIEEGEGPPSEPTPWYPAQVLPRQLYLGHAEMAAHPRVLAALRITHIVDVTEHLPPRVLPAMNYLLVPVPEDPAVDGDEGADLLASLPTIMAFVGEARSLGGCVLVHCDQGLTRAAAVVMGILMAERRCTLEDAFYYVKGARSAVHPSSSLLQQLAQYEKDLFGVCLTAAEDLF encoded by the coding sequence AGTCATGGGCGGCAGAACGCGCTGTGCGGCGGGCGCCTGAGCCGCTGGACTGGGGCCTGGCGCCGCCGGGCTGCATCACGCCCGCCGCCCTCCACAACCTGCTGACGGACGGCTTCTACGCCCCCTACGCCGCCAACCCGcactacctgctgctgctggactGCCGGAGTGCTGCGGCCTTCACCAAGAGGAGGCTGTGCTCGGCGCGATGGCATGGTGCCCTGCACGCGGCGCCAGACCCGCGCCTTATCAACAACATCGTGTTGTATGACGACCGGCCGCGCACAGCCACGCCGCCCGCCGGAGATGCCGACCCCCTGGCAAAGCTGTACCACGAGCTGCGGCGGCAGAAGCTGGAGCCgctagtggtggtgggcgggtgggcggTGATGGAGGCCATCTGCCCGCACCTgatagaggagggggagggaccGCCCTCTGAGCCCACCCCATGGTACCCCGCCCAGGTGTTGCCGCGCCAGCTGTACCTGGGGCACGCCGAGATGGCGGCGCATCCCCGCGTGTTGGCGGCGCTACGCATCACGCACATCGTGGACGTCACGGAGCACCTGCCGCCCCGCGTGCTGCCCGCCATGAACTACCTGCTGGTGCCCGTGCCTGAGGACCCTGCCGTGGATGGGGACGAGGGCGCCGACTTACTGGCGTCACTGCCCACCATCATGGCCTTCGTAGGCGAGGCGCGGTCCCTGGGCGGGTGTGTGCTGGTGCACTGTGACCAGGGCCTGACACGCGCTGCTGCTGTGGTCATGGGTATCCTGATGGCGGAGCGTCGGTGCACCCTGGAAGACGCCTTCTATTACGTGAAGGGCGCCCGCTCCGCCGTGCATCCAAGCTCCAGCCTACTGCAGCAGCTGGCGCAGTACGAGAAGGATCTGTTTGGGGTGTGCCTCACCGCGGCTGAAGACCTCTTCTGA
- the LOC123510317 gene encoding T-complex protein 1 subunit eta-like, with the protein MQPQIILMKEGTDSSQGKPQLISNINACAAVVDAVRTTLGPRGMDKLIVDAKGSATISNDGATIMKQLDIVHPAAKTLVDIAKSQDAEVGDGTTTVVLLAGELLNQCKRLVEEGVHPHAIIRAFRRSTTLAIEKVNEIAVKINKQDPAELRSILEKCASTSLNSKLIHQQKDFFAKMVVDAVMSLDILLPLDMIGIKKVTGGGLEDSRLIDGVAFKKTFSYAGFEMQPKHYDDPKIAMLNIELELKAERDNAEIRVNNVEEYQKIVDTEWKILYEKLDLIHKSGAKVVLSKLPIGDVATQYFADRDMFCAGRVVEQDLKRTIKACGGAIMTTAHDLCDSVLGTCKRFEEQQIGAERFNLFMGCSNTKTCTIVLRGGAEQFLEETERSLHDAIMIVRRALKHDAVVAGGGAVELEVSRHLRECSRSIAGKEQLFMAAYAKALEVIPRQLCDNAGFDSTIILNKLRARHAEGGKWFGVDVMNEDIADNFTQCVWEPALVKINALTAASEASCLILSVDETIKSPRSTQDNGPPMPGRGRGRPMM; encoded by the exons ATG CAACCTCAGATCATCTTAATGAAGGAGGGGACAGACTCCTCTCAGGGAAAACCACAATTAATCTCCAACATCAATGCGTGTGCGGCCGTTGTGGATGCCGTCCGTACCACACTGGGGCCCCGGGGCATGGACAAGCTGATTGTGGATGCCAag GGGTCAGCCACCATCAGTAACGACGGCGCCACCATCATGAAGCAGCTGGACATTGTGCACCCTGCTGCCAAGACACTGGTGGACATTGCCAAGTCACAGGATGCTGAG GTAGGGGATGGTACCACCACTGTTGTGCTGCTGGCAGGGGAGCTGCTGAACCAGTGCAAGCGgctggtggaggaaggagtgcACCCCCACGCCATCATCAGGGCATTCAGGCGCTCCACAACCCTGGCCATTGAGAAGGTTAACGAGATTGCCGTCAAG ATCAACAAGCAGGACCCAGCAGAGCTGCGTTCCATCCTGGAGAAGTGTGCCAGCACCTCCCTCAACAGTAAGCTGATCCACCAGCAGAAGGACTTCTTTGCCAAGATGGTGGTGGATGCCGTCATGTCCCTTGATATCCTGCTGCCCCTCGACATGATTGGTATTAAGAAGGTCACTGGTGGTGGTCTGGAG gACTCCAGGCTGATTGACGGAGTGGCGTTCAAGAAGACTTTCTCCTATGCTGGCTTTGAGATGCAGCCAAAGCATTATGACGATCCAAAGATTGCCATGCTCAACATTGAACTGGAGCTCAAGGCAGAGAGGGACAACGCTGAGATCAGGGTCAACAatgtagag GAATACCAGAAGATCGTCGACACAGAGTGGAAGATCCTTTACGAGAAGCTTGACCTCATCCACAAGTCGGGAGCTAAAGTGGTGCTGTCCAAGCTGCCTATCGGAGATGTGGCTACTCAGTATTTTGCCGACAG GGACATGTTCTGTGCGGGGCGTGTGGTGGAACAGGACCTGAAGCGAACCATCAAGGCGTGTGGCGGTGCCATCATGACCACAGCACATGACCTCTGTGACTCCGTCCTTGGCACATGCAAGCGTTTTGAGGAGCAGCAAATTGGTGCAGAAAG ATTCAACCTGTTCATGGGCTGCTCCAACACTAAGACCTGCACCATTGTGCTGCGTGGCGGGGCAGAGCAGTTCCTGGAGGAGACAGAACGTTCCCTCCATGACGCCATCATGATTGTGCGGCGCGCCCTCAAGCACGACGCTGTGGTGGCAg GTGGTGGAGCAGTGGAGCTTGAAGTGAGCAGGCACCTCCGTGAGTGCTCTCGCTCCATCGCTGGGAAGGAGCAATTGTTTATGGCTGCGTATGCTAAGGCCCTTGAAGTGATTCCCCGCCAGCTGTGTGACAATGCTGGCTTTGACTCCACCATCATCCTGAACAAGCTGAGGGCACGCCATGCTGAAG GTGGGAAGTGGTTTGGTGTGGATGTAATGAACGAGGACATTGCTGACAACTTCACCCAGTGCGTGTGGGAGCCAGCGCTGGTGAAGATCAACGCCCTTACTGCTGCATCAGAGGCCTCCTGTCTCATCCTCTCTGTCGATGAGACCATCAAGTCCCCACGCTCCACCCAGGACAATGGCCCACCCATGCCAGGGCGGGGCAGGGGCAGGCCCATGATGTAG